ggacataatataaattattaagatggtattcatatttaaaaatcaacttaTACCACGTACTGCTTGCTTTTAATGTAAAGCCCTTtgagtacttacctattatcatacatttatccaattttgataattttgctTTGTTTGGAAATGATGGACTAGACTGAATGGGATTGATAAGACCTTATACGATTATACGTTAAAATTAAGCCTCTAATTTCTCGGGGCAAACATTTAATGCCATCCAAAGCTTCAAATTGGTGTTTGTCagctatttttatcattttgctGGCGTATCTTTGCAACTTTTTATTTCCCAGTAACCTAGAATTCTTTTCCTTGCATAATGTACTCTTTAAAAGTATCAAATGAACGATACAGATATCTACTCATTttgatatgtattttaaatacgtatttgaCTACTCAGTAAAACAAAGtacaaattcaaatgtttttaagttattttatttaaaaaaaaaaaatatttaaaaccctTATAAATCAACTGAACCaaatttttattagcattttaatgttctacattaatattattatttcatttttacacCGTATCATTTGGTATAACTATTAGTTATACATTTGCCGTTTTCTTTGCACAGGTATTTGAGTTATCAGGTATACgtcacatcaaaaatatatattatgatattatacgactatatcatgttatattattctcaaaatttgtttaattttacttaaaaatattaaatatataagctataaagtataaactaaaaagAAAAGGAAAATTAGTaacctatttgtttttaaatacctaccaataCTTTGAGAAAGAATTTGTGTACTTAtactcaagtacctacctactttaaagGCTGAGAATActcatattaattgtatatttcaacaatggtattataattaataatacaatatttacaagtCTAGACTGATGATGATGAGAATTTATATTTTGGCTAAGactatttaaattctaaaaattctaGAAATGTGTACAACTAACctggatgaaaataataacacaaataactTGAATACTTTAAGACCATTTTTGCAGTGACTCAAAGGAAAAAATTACAAGCatacacttatataaataaaacttaaaaagtgtTTGTATGAAGGGGAAATTATGAACaccattaacaatatatattatgattattatataaacttagaATATGTATGCTAACGTACTAttcttttacaatttattacaaaaaaagataaatatgactacaaaaaatataaggtCATTGGTGAAATAAATCATTTACGTTGTAAGCTGGAAATAAAGACTATTTAATgggtatttagtatataatataaaatatcccgTTGGTCCCTTTGTGATTGTTTTCTATGGTAAAACTTAATTGTTGAAAATGATTAgtcattatatattacttatcatttctgtaatattatataattataatgtaaatttgaaacttaataacttgaatttttttcttgttccttaaaaaatgtctatacgctatcaatacaatattattgtcactataaaaaaaaatataagttgataacaagtcaataatttttaattattaattatttttttaattatcttaaatttaatcATAAGAACCTGTTTAAAGCGGcttaaatatgaattaacaatttacatacaataatcgtataatatagtataggaaATACgatcataatttattcaaaataatctaTAGTTTCCTTGTGTAACTACTTTTTATAGCACGAAAACTCTGTTGTGTTTTATTCGTTTCGTTATTCATGACGTcacgcaattttttagttaatttttactttttagtttttcataatttcataattatatttacctaaatttacattttaatcctgccaccgctagaggttcgacattcgacgaggcagttgccagCTCTgtctatgttaatgcatgggaggtggtatacgggtgtgcggtgtaatcacaatatacaatattgtgaatggcgcatgcgcaaaatggcagccaaggcagtcaaatatactgacTCGGGCAGTCGGGCCgccgtgtatattatacatatccgctctactagctaggtgggtgacagctcgcacagtgcttagcaaataaacaaaattatttgttactggaatgacccgcctcaccacGCACCCGGCACCACAATAAGTATGCGCAGGCGCGCAGCTACCAAACTAGTCTattcttagaatactggaattaattctggaaatcagatgtcttgataaagtagttaataataataaaaattgcatagtgtgtactgctcagaaatctttatattatatctttatacatttttgtagttttgttttatttcatggaacatttACCCCCCTCCTccccccgtgggagcacgccaatgtatGGAGCGCTAGTGTTGTAACTTTTGTtcggttattatataattacttattttgatttttaaaatataatatgtacctatattataatcgtatagtGGAAGTGGGTCACCtatttgaactttgaaaattatatgtttaaaattcagGGCCTTGCACCCGAATTAACCCGAACAACTAACACCCCTAAACATccttaaacaaaacaaacaccCGGAACCCATATAACCCGAATGATTCTGTTTTCAAAACACCCGTATTAACCATGAcccgaataattttgttttttacaaactCTTCATGGGATGTatcattttgtatgtattttttctgGTGAGTTCTATTctgtaaattcaataattattttcttgaaaaaaaatccaataaaatcttATGTATGTATCTGTACATTAATAAACCGAGTTTGGTCTATAACAAATGTTGTGaattcatgttaaaaatatatatttcattatacataacataataagtcattgcataaatcatttttttttttttttgggggggggggagtcatCATAAGCTATGTTTGTTCCAGACTACTCAACACccgtattaaccaatattaacccGAATAATAGCGCTTTTGAAAGCCTGaatgtttgtttaaactttttattccgGTGTTTGAACACCCGAACACATCCAgcacccgaaacccgaataaatGGTTCGGGTGCTAAACCCTGGTTTAAATGCCATGTTTGAAcgaaatattattgtcttcaACATATCTTTTGTTAAAATACTAATGTGTtcgaaaatcaaatattttaatcgtaaaataatagttatctaaAGTAAGTTGACTATAAATAATCTAAACATACGAGTTATTTTACAAAGATGAGCCagttaatgaaaaaatgaaCTTAAGTTAGTTAATGTAAGTTAGCATTAACAAGTTTAAGATATAAGCaaacaaaccatattatatttgattctaAGTGCTCAAAGTTAACATGGAGACAAATATTAACTTAAGGGGTCTGCGCGCGAcctgttgtttttgtttaaaacatgcTTTGGGGGGAAAAACTCACATGTGTCGCAGAGTGATCAagctttgataatatatttttattttggaaagaGAACATTCCTGATATTTTACTGGAGGAGTCTTAGACTTGGATTTTCAGAATAATGTATTGAAAACCTAATATTATGAGTTTGAattttcacaaatttaaaattttttttttattatttatgttccaGCAACGTTATCAAGTTTCAGTAGTCAGTACCAAAGCCAAATATGCCCTGTAGAAAATCATACTCTTtcgaacaaaataaataaataaaatttaatcacTCTACGAGGCAaacatatttctataataatctctaattttttttttttttttttttggggggggggggttgatttGACATCCTTGCCACCGAACGGCTTTGATGTTGAAATGTGCGTGTGAGTGCGTAGAGCACCGCTGCCCACGACATATGCgcattaataaacatttacgACAAGACTTCCCGGGTGGTTTTGAAGCTAAATTGCCTGCATTTTGCCCATTATTAAATAGACACGAGCTGGGGccttaactaaattaaaaaagacgTGAACTAACGTTCTGTGTTTCAAGTGACCGGAttcctatatttaattttttccaaaagttcattataaattaaatacggcGTTACGTATcggcaaaataggtacataaatgtaGCATGGTCACGGAACTACGGAAGACTTTTGGCTTTAACAGTTTAACCTTTGGTAAAccgacaatacaataattagttTACTTCGCAACatgccaatataataatatgtaacttttttacgttttattgctccatttttttttatcacttttcAGTCTTCCTCCGTTTACGTGTGATATACGTCTTAATGttgaatcaattaaaaatacaaatattacttcTATTTCATACTTTTAATGCAATCTATTCAATTAATATCAGTAGatgttacaatttattattacacctcTCAAAGCTCAtggaaaatgtttgatattaatattcatcGGTAAACAaggtaattacaataataatatataatacctatgatgTAGTACCAATTGTatggtatacaatttaatctCATCACTGAGGATAGCATTCTATCGGTGATGATGAGTAGGtactaatacaaacaaataaaaatttgtaaagaaataatatgtattaaaaaatatattaggtttgaccataaataaatataatcaggaataataattaataatataatagttacatagatacatataaacgttataatataatatggaattacCGGATTTACATTATATCATACACTATGGAAGCTATAGATATTTTGTGCTATTAACTAACCAAATTTTAATGGAAATCTCAATACTTTTGGAAAAAGTCAAGTCTCTATGATTATTCTTTCTAAATTACATCCTAATTATAAGACATTGTTAAAATtaggttttttgaaaaatatttccttttttcctcagtttttcaaaatcattataaaaagcACTGAAATTTTACCATTTTTGGCCTACATGTACAAACTAGACAGAATTTCTGTTGAAACTTAAAGCTGAATCAATGATTAAAAGCGTGATGACCGATGCCTGTGGCTTTATGCTTATCTTTTTTTAGtttccagtaaaaaaaaaaaaaaatgtaatgattttgtAACAAAATGTCAAGAATTaggtgttttttattattattatttatttaaaaaattatacaacttGTGCATATATGGTGCCTTGTTGACGTTGGGGAGTTGTAGCAATGGCTACGTTGTAGTATTtacgttattaataattattaattatcattaattttgtatgtttaattaattgattacctataatcgtttatatagaaagaaaaaaaccaatttgattgatgataaaataaaatacaatatattttatatcttagaCGCATGTGTCATCCTTACATTCGTTCTGTATTATCagtgataaatatatacttagtcCCCCTACCTATGATTGCATTTATAGTCCCCTAACCCCTTTATCTAATTCTTTAAACTTTACACTAGTACGCTGAGGTAGGGCTGGTGGTATTTTCGGTACACCGGTATCtggtatttttggtattttagaaTACTGCAGGTATACGGTAAATTTCTGtggtacttaaaatgtttttaaaggacaaaaaaattaaattaacttattacaCTTACTAGgtaattaacttattataaacaaaatgttttcgtgtaataattacaaaattaaatacttgtatatttttcgtttgaacaaatttgttttaataaatctgGCAATGACTTCAGGAACAAGTAAAATTCTGTAAAagacattttaaagttaacttTTGTTAGCAACATTGCTTTTAAACTTGACACTTGAAGCtgtgttttttcttaattttataaatgattatttctCTTGGagagttttattaaatatacacttACGTTTCGGCATCTTGAATATATAAATGCACAAGAACACAGCACAacttatttaatagttatattacttaatatacttatacgatttaaaataggtaccacaaaatataattataagcaaGAGCATCCAAAACAGTTGATGGTTACTGTtagtaatactaatactaataatactgtAACAGTGTAACAGTAACAATAAGGTCAATACTCATAGgaaatattttggtaattttgttttagtgcTGATATCACAgcgattatataatacattagatTAATTCATGTTAATACGTCGCGAcagtagttatttttatattttactgttgtcTCGTTATCTTATCTAGATGCCATTCACAGTCAATAACGTcaaacacacacgcacacataagatataagatataataaaaacgatatttcgTCAAcgaacatttattttcattattttttttatctactttTTGAAAACGGGACATTTTAGCGTCCCGAAGATTTCCCAGGGGACACCGGGACAGAGATTCAAAAAACGGGACGTATGGTCACCTTAGGTATACTGTGCATCGGTAATTATGCCGTTGTTAGTTGTTTTACCGAAAATACCGTGCCATGGTAATTACCAAATATACCGTAtacctattgtttattatttttatataattgtacggACATAATATAGTAGTTCTATCCTAGGTTTGAAACTTCGAAACAACAGTAAATAAACCGAGATCCTATAGTATTTTCGATAATTACCGAGGTATGGTTTTTTCGGTAATAACATAACACTAACCTAGTAATCAGGTGCTAatgttatttgaatatttgtacaataattgtacctatagtttGACTAGGTAGAGTACCTATTTAGATTGTATTAGCGTTGAAATAAACGTGAAACAAATATGAACCCAAATAACTAACAATAGTAAGTTATAAACGATGTCgttgacaaattttttttttataaaatcagcAAGTTTATTATGTCGGTCATGTGATAATTATAAGGATTtagaaaaatcattttaaacctAATTTATTGATTGTTGCAAAAAAACCAATAAGTTATTTAATCCGTCGTTACAACGAGATTTTCATAACACAGTCTATctcattgtaatttttttttgctaataaaACCATTGCAATTTATTTCTGTTATATATGTGACTATTCAACTACCTAATAATAGCTGTATGACATAAGTGTCtaagatataaaatacctatatattaattattatttgtgccaaacatattataaccataagtttcaatataaaattataccttaatataatgatatatgtgCCAAAGATATTagaaataaacatcattattCTTCTgcactaatattaatattttatatatgtatattatcaaaatattcaaaaccgtCATTAATCCATAccgtataaatgtaaatatggacgaaacatacaattatttgcGGGATTTTGGCACTTTTCCTGCGATTTATTCTTTTCCAATCTCGTTTTGACACTAATATCTTCCCTCGCTACTAACTGattcatataaaattactttgttTTCTATTAACCGTTCTAGACGTGAAGTGACATTTAGAAGAATGTTCATTAGTTTTCTAATGAacctataacaaaaaacaatgtttaagttaacattcatatatatattattttttttaatattatgaataataactgCACCTTGgacattatttattcatatatttaaattctaatactACGTCACATAAATCGGAACCGTTCCAGCTTTGATAAATTtttgtataagcatttataatacttcaatattattatagcctcgGGTTTACTTAATAtccattcaatatttaaaaaatcaatgaaataatattttttacgcatatttttttaaaaagtattaatattgatgtttattatgttttagataACTGAAAAAATGGTggttaaaattatcattatcggGGCTGGCGTTGGTGGTACAGCAGCAGCTGCTAGACTTAGCAAAAGAGGATTTCAAGTAGAAGTTTTTGAGAAAAATGCATATAATGGTGGAAGATGTTCACTTATTCAACACAAAGGACATCGATTTGATCAAGGTCCATCATTGTATCTGATGCCTAAAATATTTGAGGAGACATTTGAAGATTTGGGAGAGGACATTAAAAATCACATCGATTTATTGAAGTGTCCTTCTAATTACAGTGTACATTTTCATGACGGGGAAACATTCGAACTTACCACAGATATATCGAAATTATCTCGTTCTTTAGAAAAATACGAAGGCAGTGGTGAATCaacattaattaactttttgagctatttaaagGAAACTCATGTACACTATCAAAGGAGCGTTAAAGTTGCACTCAAGACTGATTTCCAACATTGGTATGACTTTTTCAATCCGAAACATATACCAGATGTAATCCAACTGCATCTATTGGACACAGTTTACAACAGagtttgtaaatatttcaagaGCGACTACATGAGAAAGGCATTTTCATTCCAGACTATGTACTTGGggtaaatagaaaaatgttaattaatattattatcttttaaataaaacaatgattgtttttatgattttagaaTGTCACCATATGATGGCTTAGCTCCCTATAGCTTACTGCAGTACACCGAAATAGCGGAAGGGATTTGGTATCCGAAAGGGGGTTTCAATAAAGTTTTGCAAAGTCTTGAACAAATTGCCGTACAATATGGGGCAAAGttcaattataaaaccaatgtccAAGAAATAATAGTGGACGACAAAGGAGTGGCAAAAGGAATCAAAATGGTGAATGGTGATGTGGTAAATAGtgacattgtaatttgtaatgcaGATCTCGTATACGCGTACAACAAACTTTTGCCAAAAACATCATACGCCAATAAGCTCGGGAAAAAAGAACTCACTTCATCCTCGATATCATTCTATTGGTCAATGAAAACAATTGTGCCACAGTTGAAAgtacacaacatttttttggctgaaaaatataaagaaagtTTCGATCAAATATTCAAGGATCACACTTTGCCCGATGAACCATCGTTTTATGTTAACGTACCTAGTCGCATCGATCCGTCAGCGGCGCCAGAAGGAAAAGACACAATCGTGGTTTTAGTACCGGTGGGGCATATATcgaatgtacctaatattgattTCGATAAACTTGTGGAGAGAGCAAGGGAACAAGTAATCGACACAATCGAGAAAAGATTGAAGATTTCCAACTTCAGAAGTATGATCGATCATGAGATAGTAAACGATCCGAGAACATGgcaaaatgaatttaatttatggaAAGGGTCTATACTAGGATTATCTCATTCATTATTTCAGGTTCTATGGTTTAGACCTAgtttgaaatgtaaaatatttgaaaacttgTACTTTGTCGGCGCTTCAGCGCAACCTGGTACTGGTGTGCCAATAGTTTTATGTGGTGCAAAAATGCTAGAAAAACAGTTGTGCGATAGGTTCTTGGACAGTAAAGTTGAAATAAGCATATGGTCGAAGTGCGTTTCATTTTTAATCGGTCTTCTAGCACTTctgattttttggtttttttttagattttagtaaTAAGCTACACCTATGGAACACATTTATGTGTTAtgtgtgaatatatatatattacgagtttatcattttattattgtaattcactttaaattcatattataagatgtaatgTAATGGTTGAAAATAAGCAATGTTGACGTtttatgtagccatgtaggtacacTTTTATGtagtttaatatatacattgtaaataagTTATGATTAAATGGTTTATTGTGAGAATGGtatgaatactataatatatacacatatcatttatattgtagataataactaatatgtaatataaatgtattaaaaatattattgttatctatataatgtatatactcaCTATAATACATTCGATTATCTTACGGTGTtggatattttaaaactgaagtattaaacatttgagcatattttttacttttatacttttctaaaatgtagcttttacattttagtacatttatttatgtaaatttaaccGCAGCAAAAGaagtatacctaaaataattatacatcaaCATATGTAGAGTACAGAGAAAAAACcagaaaagtaattttattttcaaaattgtggTTTCGctatcaaattatttgtattggggtattctatattttaagcGTTTAAactagagaaaaaaataaaaaatcagatTATTCGAGAGTTATGACCGCCGAAAACTTAGGCATACAGCTAtagtttagaaattaaaaacgcGTTTTTCTGGGAATGAAAGAAAATTGACTTTTCTGGTTTTTTCTCTTTACCCGTGTtatatgaaaattgtttttaattaaaaattactaatgctattatttaaaaatactatacatttaatttatttaaatgtgtgcTAACATCcatataaatgattaattattgttttataatcttatttttttaatttacaaaaaaaaaaaaaaatcaataataggtatttatattttattatactcatactatatacttacaacatattatagatTGTTGaaagtatatgatattatgacgcctaacctatctatataatttggtgtaataataattgtctagtttaaaataatgttataaatattgttctttttttgtatttttagattctgagaagCGATAGAATgcgtttattttacaatgatgtgttttttttctgtctcaTCGATATTTTAGGTAGTAAATATGATCTGATCTTTGAGATTCattacctatgggctatgactcttaaaaagttataaacataaaactaaaagaTATACCCTgtgacgaaaaaaatattacatcatattgtattaataaattatataatttatatgttttaagttttaactattcataaattatgatcAGATAATATCCAACAAAAAATATGAACGAAGATATGCCATTTCCCAATCAGTAAAATCACATTCGTATAATAGTATCCAATCAACATTTTAACGATTAATGTGATTCTGATTTTACTTCATAATCTGAATTTCTGTCAACAAAACACTCGACAATAAATTGTCGGAAAatctttaattttagttattatttatatcttatgttatttgatgttataaacaataaaaaatgatcagttttttaaatttacaggTTAGATGGTAACAACCAAATATTACTTggtgctataaattataatatatttttaaattattattatattatgttataaaaagttatattaaaagtttaatggaaatgtttgtaatataaacaagtcaaaataatcataacttttattgaatttaggtACTAATTAAGGACATTATTTGGTACTTATCAGTCTAAAGTATAGAACtccatgtatatttttaaaaaatcaagaagaactgaaaatatttttaagtaaccgtaataattacacaaaaccttacattttagattaaatacccgttgttatttttaaaattaatgataaacaataaaaatcttGGAATGTAATTCTCTTTACTCATATGTGTTTCTAAtggcaattgaaaaatatcaaaagtttatattatacaattattatttttttttataatttacttataacaCAAGAAAATTATGTTAGATACCTAccaagtacctactttatattttgtttaatttatacgaacataaattatataaattataggtacacaataatatatcaccaggcaggtataatttatataatttatgttgctATTGGACTTTGTGTccgtataaattaaacaaaatataaagtaggtacttggTTTATACCGTACGCTTTGTCGTAACACGCTCCTGCCATAATCACCATTGCAGTTGTTATAGAGACGAACAGTTATAGAGGCAAACCGTCGGCTACAAACACGTTTAAACTAGTCGTCTTATTCAGATGCCAATCGTCCTCCTTCAGGGCTATCCAGGGATATCTCAGGgtatctcgttcgatgggaaagtaaatattgttggtgcattgaggaggtcaaaatttaaaattcccaatagttttcaaaagcgctgggaaaaacaacataaaattaaggaaaaacgggaatttttacgtgaaattgattttggtttttggtgtaactctaaaacaaatgaacgtatatacatgaatttttcactggttgtttatatttgcatttcctatacacaataaaatattcaaaatattgaacaCAGAGTATTGCCCACAGCGAGGTCAGGACGATTACAGGATACGACGGACACGTATTCCTCGATGGGGACGTTTCCCAAAATGCCTAAATATCTTTCAGGAGAATAGGTCCTCACTTCGTTGATGATATATAGTTGTAACACGGTACTGTGTAGAAAAGAGCCACGATGCAATTTAAGTAATTTCGAAACGATCGATAAATGGTCACATTATTAACGTTAATATACACCAATAGCTGGAAGTTAATACGTAAAATGGATTCCCATGcaactcaatatttttacttgCCGGGTAatgctgaaaaattaaaaatattttggtaaattcGTTTGCATCATcagatatatgtacctatacgctttatatattatgtgcgtttataaaaaatataaaaaaattatatcctgAGACCACAAATGGATGCAAATGGATGGAAAAAGGAAGTATGTAATTTCTACtcttggtaggtacctatatttaatgaaaactgatttgtacaaattacaaatacctaaatacctaaacaattttatatttatatatgttaatatgttataacttatatagttatatcattGAAGAAATtgtaatgagaaaaaaatgtaatcaacaatattatagctgATAA
This portion of the Acyrthosiphon pisum isolate AL4f chromosome A1, pea_aphid_22Mar2018_4r6ur, whole genome shotgun sequence genome encodes:
- the LOC100161380 gene encoding phytoene desaturase — encoded protein: MVVKIIIIGAGVGGTAAAARLSKRGFQVEVFEKNAYNGGRCSLIQHKGHRFDQGPSLYLMPKIFEETFEDLGEDIKNHIDLLKCPSNYSVHFHDGETFELTTDISKLSRSLEKYEGSGESTLINFLSYLKETHVHYQRSVKVALKTDFQHWYDFFNPKHIPDVIQLHLLDTVYNRVCKYFKSDYMRKAFSFQTMYLGMSPYDGLAPYSLLQYTEIAEGIWYPKGGFNKVLQSLEQIAVQYGAKFNYKTNVQEIIVDDKGVAKGIKMVNGDVVNSDIVICNADLVYAYNKLLPKTSYANKLGKKELTSSSISFYWSMKTIVPQLKVHNIFLAEKYKESFDQIFKDHTLPDEPSFYVNVPSRIDPSAAPEGKDTIVVLVPVGHISNVPNIDFDKLVERAREQVIDTIEKRLKISNFRSMIDHEIVNDPRTWQNEFNLWKGSILGLSHSLFQVLWFRPSLKCKIFENLYFVGASAQPGTGVPIVLCGAKMLEKQLCDRFLDSKVEISIWSKCVSFLIGLLALLIFWFFFRF